The nucleotide sequence AGTAGTGGGTTTAGGCTACCTTCATTAAAACCCGATATGATCTGAGGTGCAAATTTTCAGAGTAACATGCTCATGTGTAACACCAAACTGTTGCTGACATGCTAAGTTCATGATGGAGGACTGGACAAGACTATGTCGATTGAAGAAAACTAGGATCTGCAACTTATTTCAAAACAGAACCTAATGGAGGATCAAGAATCTGCAAACTTACTTGTATTGTTACAGTATATGAAATCAAAAACACTAATACAAAAATGCATCATTATTTCTGAATCATGAACTTAAGCGTCAGCAAAGCATTCAGCGATTCCCATTAAATTCAGCAAAAGTACTACTTGAAACAATAACATTCAGATAGATTAGCAACTTCAGTTCTCACAACCAACGAGCCAACGAAGCGTTGGCAATCATCCAGCACAGAGAGGACCATTCCTACCACTAGTCGGAGATACATAAGCAGAGTCAGCGACCACTAACAGAAGAAAACAGCAGCCAACTACATCTGTCATAACAAGCGACGCAGCGTCAGTCTAAgaggaggtgaacttggtgacAGCCTTGGTGCCCTCAGAGACGGCGTGCTTGGCGAGCTCGCCGGGGAGGACCAGGCGAACGGAGGTCTGGATCTCCCTGGAGGTGATGGTGGGCTTCTTGTTGTAGCGGGCGAGCTTGGCGGACTCGCCGGCGAGCTTCTCGAAGATGtcgttgatgaaggagttcatgatgGACATGGCCTTGGAGGAGATGCCGATGTCCGGgtgcacctgcttcagcaccttgaAGATGTAGATCTTGTACGTCTCCACGCCCTTCTTGGCCTTGCTGCCCTTCTTCCGGCCCCTCGTCTtggcctcgccgccggcctccttgGACGCCGTCTTGCCTGCCGGCAGCCGCTTCTCGGCCTTGGGCTTCTTGCCCGCGGGGGTCTTCTCCGCCGCTTTCTCGACCTTGTTCTCGGCGGCCGGCTTCTTGTCTGCCTTGGGGGCCATGGCTGCCGCTGGAGCTTCGAAGGTGGAAGTGGGAGTGAGGGACGAGGTGTTTGGCTCGGAGGTGGGGAATTGCAGATGTGAAATGAGGCTGGGGGCGGCGAGATTATATGGTGTGGAGGAGGTGCGCGCTGATTGGTGGAGAGGCCGGTGCCACGGATCGATACGGTAAAGTGATATCAACCGTTCGATGCTGC is from Triticum aestivum cultivar Chinese Spring chromosome 1B, IWGSC CS RefSeq v2.1, whole genome shotgun sequence and encodes:
- the LOC123143251 gene encoding histone H2B.2-like; protein product: MAPKADKKPAAENKVEKAAEKTPAGKKPKAEKRLPAGKTASKEAGGEAKTRGRKKGSKAKKGVETYKIYIFKVLKQVHPDIGISSKAMSIMNSFINDIFEKLAGESAKLARYNKKPTITSREIQTSVRLVLPGELAKHAVSEGTKAVTKFTSS